In a single window of the Raphanus sativus cultivar WK10039 chromosome 9, ASM80110v3, whole genome shotgun sequence genome:
- the LOC108824153 gene encoding AP-2 complex subunit sigma, producing MIRFILLQNRQGKTRLAKYYVPLEESEKHKVEYEVHRMVVNRDSKFTNFVEFRTHKVIYRRYAGLFFSLCVDITDNELAYLECIHLFVEILDHFFSNVCELDLVFNFHKVYLILDEFILAGELQETSKRAIIERMSELEKLD from the exons ATG ATCCGATTCATATTATTGCAGAACAGACAAGGAAAGACTCGTCTTGCAAAGTACTATGTTCCTCTCGAGGAGTCTGAGAAACACAAGGTTGAATACGAG GTCCATAGAATGGTGGTCAATCGCGACTCAAAGTTCACCAATTTCGTTGAG ttTCGAACGCATAAGGTTATATACAGGAGATATGCTGGGTTGTTTTTCTCCTTGTGCGTTGACATAACAGACAATGAGTTGGCTTACCTTGAATGCATCCACTTGTTCGTTGAGATTTTGGACCATTTCTTCAGCAATGTCTGTGAGCTTGATTTGGTTTTCAACTTCCACAAg GTGTACTTAATACTGGATGAATTCATTCTTGCTGGAGAGCTTCAAGAAACAAGCAAGCGG GCGATCATTGAGAGGATGTCAGAACTGGAGAAGCTTGACTGA
- the LOC108826065 gene encoding GDSL esterase/lipase At5g03610-like: MNSLMKLLASLLLFIFSFLIFGEIDVAESSSQNHPFSGRNKLFVFGDSYVDIGNTNTSDKGAWEYPYGITYPGKPSGRFSDGHISTDFLAQLLRIKLPVNYAKKDDVDMARLQYGMSFAYGGTGVFKTYANYSDMTAQINLFEQLLGNVYSPSDLSSSVALFSVAGNDYITFLAGNHTIFEKLLGIRPLIEKVVNQTEVNLRRIRSLGVKKIAIPSLSPLQYIPLFANSSNPIHYFQGPIKDLVKYHNDLLQKSVAKLNNESNDIDSPFTIIDYYNTFLAIFNNTGEIPGILPFPTPYIECLRDGKLCDDPRSAFFWDGIHLTQEGWKSVYKVLRKDIIAALMPKA, translated from the exons ATGAATTCCTTAATGAAACTCTTGGCCTCGCTGttactgtttattttttcttttctcatctttg GAgagatcgatgtagctgagagtTCAAGTCAGAATCATCCGTTTTCCGGTCGAAATAAATTGTTTGTGTTCGGAGATTCTTACGTCGATATTGGAAACACAAATACTAGTGATAAGGGGGCATGGGAATACCCTTACGGTATCACTTACCCAGGTAAACCCTCTGGCAGGTTCTCGGACGGCCACATCTCCACCGATTTTCTAG CCCAATTGCTAAGGATAAAATTACCTGTGAACTACGCCAAGAAAGATGACGTGGATATGGCACGGTTACAATACGGAATGAGTTTTGCGTACGGAGGAACAGGAGTGTTCAAGACTTATGCTAATTATTCTGACATGACCGCTCAGATCAATCTCTTTGAGCAACTCCTCGGCAATGTCTACTCTCCGTCCGACCTTTCTTCGTCCGTCGCTCTCTTTAGTGTGGCTGGCAATGACTACATTACTTTCCTTGCCGGGAATCACACCATTTTCGAAAAACTA TTGGGGATCAGACCACTCATCGAGAAAGTTGTGAATCAAACCGAGGTGAATTTGAGGCGAATCCGCAGCTTGGGAGTAAAGAAGATAGCTATACCATCATTGTCACCGCTCCAGTACATCCCCTTATTTGCAAACAGCTCCAACCCAATACATTACTTCCAAGGCCCTATTAAGGATCTAGTAAAATACCACAACGACTTGTTGCAGAAATCAGTCGCCAAGCTTAACAATGAGAGCAATGATATTGATTCGCCTTTTACCATCATAGATTACTACAATACCTTCTTGGCTATCTTCAACAACACAGGAGAAATCCCAG GGATTCTGCCGTTTCCAACCCCGTACATAGAATGTTTAAGGGATGGTAAATTATGTGATGATCCTAGGTCTGCTTTCTTCTGGGATGGAATTCACCTTACCCAAGAAGGATGGAAATCGGTTTACAAGGTTTTAAGAAAAGATATCATCGCAGCTTTGATGCCTAAAGCGTAA